One genomic window of Salvia miltiorrhiza cultivar Shanhuang (shh) chromosome 4, IMPLAD_Smil_shh, whole genome shotgun sequence includes the following:
- the LOC131019443 gene encoding calmodulin-binding receptor-like cytoplasmic kinase 3 isoform X1, with amino-acid sequence MGLVLLTLCLLVESTVTAASGLLEHQTACGKYHISNSDDPSHELFYIDGKLVHRYFFCKAMRDYHERQCFVQENIRNKYCQSLEKLSLLSGRKSLHDVVRDRYSEIDNDKTTLGGKDKYDNPVLKPKMLAMALPAFFLLCCTLVCPCFQAKKKDTSHTVLSKEPNSSELHHQFHSDVCIFLFVCFFFM; translated from the exons ATGGGTCTGGTTTTGCTAACATTGTGCTTGCTTGTGGAATCTACGGTAACAGCTGCCTCTGGCTTGTTGGAGCATCAAACGGCTTGTGGAAAGTACCATATTAGTAACTCGGATGATCCTAGCCATGAACTCTTTTATATTGATGGAAAATTGGTACATAGGTATTTCTTCTGTAAGGCTATGCGCGACTATCACGAGAGACAATGCTTTGTTCAGGAAAATATCAGAAATAAGTATTGCCAGTCATTAG AGAAATTGTCTTTACTGTCTGGCAGAAAATCCCTTCACGATGTTGTTAGAGACAGATATAGTGAGATTGATAATGATAAAACAACTTTGGGTGGAAAGGATAAATATGATAATCCTGTATTAAAACCAAAAATGCTAGCCATGGCACTACCGGCTTTCTTTCTTTTGTGTTGTACTTTGGTCTGTCCATGCTTCCAAGCAAAGAAAAAGGATACGAGTCATACTGTTCTCTCCAAGGAACCAAATTCAAGTGAGTTACATCACCAATTCCATTCAGATGTTTgcatttttttgtttgtttgtttcttttttATGTGA
- the LOC131019443 gene encoding calmodulin-binding receptor-like cytoplasmic kinase 3 isoform X2, giving the protein MGLVLLTLCLLVESTVTAASGLLEHQTACGKYHISNSDDPSHELFYIDGKLVHRYFFCKAMRDYHERQCFVQENIRNKYCQSLEKLSLLSGRKSLHDVVRDRYSEIDNDKTTLGGKDKYDNPVLKPKMLAMALPAFFLLCCTLVCPCFQAKKKDTSHTVLSKEPNSIHYCD; this is encoded by the exons ATGGGTCTGGTTTTGCTAACATTGTGCTTGCTTGTGGAATCTACGGTAACAGCTGCCTCTGGCTTGTTGGAGCATCAAACGGCTTGTGGAAAGTACCATATTAGTAACTCGGATGATCCTAGCCATGAACTCTTTTATATTGATGGAAAATTGGTACATAGGTATTTCTTCTGTAAGGCTATGCGCGACTATCACGAGAGACAATGCTTTGTTCAGGAAAATATCAGAAATAAGTATTGCCAGTCATTAG AGAAATTGTCTTTACTGTCTGGCAGAAAATCCCTTCACGATGTTGTTAGAGACAGATATAGTGAGATTGATAATGATAAAACAACTTTGGGTGGAAAGGATAAATATGATAATCCTGTATTAAAACCAAAAATGCTAGCCATGGCACTACCGGCTTTCTTTCTTTTGTGTTGTACTTTGGTCTGTCCATGCTTCCAAGCAAAGAAAAAGGATACGAGTCATACTGTTCTCTCCAAGGAACCAAATTCAA TTCATTATTGTGATTGA